From the genome of Candidatus Electrothrix communis, one region includes:
- the amrS gene encoding AmmeMemoRadiSam system radical SAM enzyme: MKEARLYIREDLHQEDQAVVCALCHHRCRIRSGRRGRCGVRENQKGVLYSLVYGRLVAENVDPVEKKPFFHFLPASRSFSISTVGCNFSCQHCQNYQISQYPHRNAGEIVGSLRSPEQVVATAEQSGCQSISYTYVEPTIFYEFARDCMELAHSRGLANLFVSNGYMTAECSRDLAPLLDGINIDIKSFSEEFYRTVCKASLQPVLDTVRLLRELGVWVEVTTLLIPGLNDAAEELEGIASFLYSVDPAIPWHVTGFHPTYKMLDWEPTPVASLRMARQIGLDAGLRFVYQGNVRSGEGENTLCPSCHTELISRAGFVVRINRLKDGICPECGEEGIEGVWQFPKHDARKIK; encoded by the coding sequence ATGAAAGAAGCACGTTTGTATATCCGAGAAGATCTCCACCAGGAAGATCAGGCAGTTGTCTGTGCTCTTTGCCATCATCGCTGCCGAATCAGGTCGGGCAGGAGAGGGCGTTGCGGGGTACGGGAAAACCAGAAGGGCGTTCTGTATTCTCTTGTTTACGGCAGGTTGGTGGCGGAAAATGTCGACCCTGTCGAAAAAAAGCCCTTTTTTCATTTTCTCCCCGCCTCCCGTTCCTTTTCGATTTCCACGGTTGGTTGTAATTTTTCCTGCCAGCATTGCCAGAATTATCAGATTTCCCAGTATCCGCATAGGAACGCAGGGGAGATTGTCGGTAGCCTGCGTAGCCCGGAACAGGTTGTGGCGACAGCGGAGCAGAGCGGTTGTCAGAGCATCAGCTATACCTATGTGGAGCCGACCATCTTTTACGAGTTTGCCCGTGATTGCATGGAACTGGCCCATAGCCGGGGCCTTGCCAACCTCTTTGTCAGTAACGGCTATATGACAGCGGAATGCAGCCGGGATCTGGCGCCTCTGCTTGACGGTATCAATATTGACATCAAGTCCTTTTCCGAGGAATTTTACCGTACGGTCTGCAAGGCCTCCTTACAGCCGGTGCTGGATACTGTGCGCCTGCTGCGGGAACTGGGGGTCTGGGTGGAGGTGACTACCTTGCTCATTCCCGGCCTGAACGATGCAGCTGAAGAACTTGAGGGCATTGCTTCTTTTCTCTACAGTGTTGACCCTGCCATTCCCTGGCATGTGACCGGCTTTCATCCTACTTATAAAATGCTTGATTGGGAGCCGACCCCGGTGGCCTCCCTGCGTATGGCCCGACAAATCGGTTTGGATGCAGGCCTGCGCTTTGTTTATCAGGGCAATGTGCGCTCCGGTGAGGGAGAAAACACCCTGTGCCCGTCCTGTCACACGGAGTTGATTTCCCGAGCCGGTTTTGTTGTGCGTATAAATCGACTTAAAGACGGCATATGTCCGGAATGCGGGGAAGAAGGCATTGAAGGTGTCTGGCAATTCCCCAAACATGATGCAAGGAAGATCAAATGA
- a CDS encoding putative molybdenum carrier protein, with the protein MKKIISGGQTGADRAALDAAIERGIPHGGWLPKGRVTEDGPLGQEYCLQELDSYRYRDRTRKNVVESDGTLIVSYGPLTSGSALTEALAIRHDRPCLHLNMKYFSPDEAVQAVEQWLARNAIETLNVAGPRASSDERIYETVRELILGINTGER; encoded by the coding sequence ATGAAAAAGATCATTTCAGGTGGACAGACAGGGGCTGATCGGGCCGCATTAGATGCAGCCATAGAACGGGGTATCCCGCATGGGGGCTGGTTACCCAAGGGAAGGGTAACAGAGGACGGGCCTCTAGGGCAAGAGTATTGCCTTCAGGAACTGGACTCGTACCGCTATCGAGATCGTACCCGAAAAAATGTTGTGGAAAGCGACGGCACCCTGATCGTCTCCTATGGCCCGCTGACCAGCGGCTCTGCCCTGACCGAAGCCTTGGCGATTCGCCATGATCGCCCCTGCCTCCATCTGAATATGAAGTATTTTTCTCCAGATGAGGCTGTGCAGGCTGTTGAGCAATGGCTGGCGAGAAATGCCATTGAGACCCTCAATGTGGCAGGGCCACGAGCCAGCAGCGACGAGCGGATCTACGAGACGGTCCGAGAGCTGATTCTCGGCATTAACACAGGAGAGCGATAA
- the galE gene encoding UDP-glucose 4-epimerase GalE, whose product MKKILVTGGAGYIGSHTCKLLAQQGYLPITYDNLIYGHAQAVQWGPFIQGDIRDREALAKVFAEYQPAAVIHFAAFAYVGESVEHPEKYYQNNVAGTLSLLEVMRRFGCDQFIFSSTCATYGNPQALPLTEEHPQQPINPYGRSKLMIEQILADYSTAYGLSSIALRYFNAAGADLDGDIGEDHEPETHLIPLTILAALGKRSAIEVYGTDYDTPDGTAIRDYIHVADLADAHVRALELLQKEKKSQAFNLGTGTGTSVQNIIQTVEELSGRKVPVEYGPRRPGDPPALIASAEKAAEFLGWRPQSSDIETIIRSALAWHAA is encoded by the coding sequence ATGAAAAAAATCCTCGTCACCGGCGGTGCCGGCTATATCGGTAGTCATACCTGTAAGCTCCTTGCCCAACAAGGATACCTGCCCATCACCTATGATAATCTGATTTACGGCCATGCCCAGGCCGTGCAATGGGGTCCATTTATCCAGGGGGATATCCGTGATAGGGAGGCATTGGCAAAGGTTTTTGCTGAATATCAGCCTGCGGCGGTGATCCATTTTGCCGCTTTTGCCTACGTGGGAGAGTCGGTCGAGCATCCAGAAAAATATTACCAAAATAATGTGGCCGGAACTCTTTCCCTGCTGGAGGTGATGCGCCGCTTTGGCTGCGATCAATTTATTTTTTCCAGCACCTGCGCAACCTACGGTAATCCCCAGGCGCTTCCTCTAACCGAAGAGCATCCCCAGCAGCCGATCAACCCCTATGGTCGGAGCAAGTTGATGATCGAGCAGATCCTTGCTGATTACAGCACTGCCTATGGGCTTTCCTCTATTGCCCTGCGTTATTTTAATGCTGCCGGTGCTGATCTGGACGGCGATATCGGGGAAGATCATGAGCCGGAAACCCATCTCATCCCCTTAACCATCTTGGCGGCTCTGGGGAAACGATCTGCCATAGAGGTTTACGGAACGGATTACGATACCCCGGACGGCACCGCGATCCGGGATTATATCCATGTTGCTGATCTGGCAGACGCCCATGTGCGGGCCTTGGAGCTGCTACAGAAAGAAAAGAAGAGCCAGGCCTTTAATCTCGGCACAGGTACTGGCACCTCGGTACAGAATATTATCCAGACGGTTGAGGAGCTTTCAGGGCGCAAGGTCCCGGTTGAATACGGTCCACGACGACCGGGAGATCCCCCGGCCCTGATCGCTTCAGCGGAAAAGGCTGCTGAGTTCTTGGGATGGCGACCGCAGTCTTCTGATATCGAAACGATTATCCGTTCTGCCCTGGCTTGGCATGCTGCGTAG
- a CDS encoding response regulator transcription factor produces MKILMIDDDRKLCRLVADYLEPMGYEVEAAHNGARGLEMVRAGEYHAAILDVMMPEMDGFEVLKQMRNESNIPVLMLSARGDETDRIVGLEMGADDYLPKTFSSRELLARLRAVTRRHQLVEEKAKASADSIANDEVLIFAELQIEQGSRTVRLNEETLNLTPVEYDLLTTLAHSAGRVLSRDQLLDAVAGRNYEVFDRSIDVHISSLRRKLGENPRAPRFIRTIRTAGYMFKQPDKEK; encoded by the coding sequence ATGAAGATACTTATGATTGATGACGACCGGAAACTCTGCCGCCTGGTTGCGGATTATCTGGAGCCTATGGGTTATGAGGTCGAGGCGGCCCATAACGGTGCCCGAGGCTTAGAGATGGTCAGGGCCGGGGAGTATCATGCCGCCATCCTGGATGTGATGATGCCGGAAATGGACGGTTTTGAGGTGCTGAAGCAGATGCGCAACGAATCAAACATCCCAGTGCTGATGCTCAGTGCCCGTGGGGATGAGACCGACAGAATCGTCGGGCTTGAGATGGGAGCGGATGATTATCTGCCCAAGACCTTTTCCTCCCGTGAACTGCTTGCCCGCCTCCGTGCTGTCACCCGCCGACACCAACTGGTGGAAGAGAAAGCGAAAGCATCAGCAGACTCCATTGCAAATGATGAGGTACTGATCTTTGCGGAATTACAGATTGAGCAGGGTTCCAGGACGGTCCGCCTCAACGAGGAGACCCTCAATCTGACCCCGGTGGAGTATGATCTCCTGACCACCCTGGCCCATTCCGCAGGCCGGGTCCTGAGCCGTGACCAGCTTCTTGATGCTGTTGCTGGCAGAAACTACGAGGTCTTTGATCGCTCCATAGATGTCCACATTTCCTCGTTGCGACGAAAACTCGGGGAAAATCCCCGCGCCCCCCGTTTCATCCGCACAATCCGTACTGCCGGATACATGTTTAAACAACCGGATAAAGAAAAATGA
- a CDS encoding HAMP domain-containing sensor histidine kinase codes for MRKPTSTLFTKILSWFFLNLLLVVAALTLFFAFQPQVDLHDFFGQQGSDRLRAAGMLIAHDLNQTQPEGWAETLARHGSIHGVDFILVLRDGAIFSPTLKTLPKEVMLRSQDALDHKGRREIMRQLLQKKTEVNKKCLSEVEEDCSKNLLLPKKYGRRTRLIMHSKEPTRYWFGAKIPLLSHAEHRPKPGLLLASSDSITGNGFFFDPLPWMVVAASVLLISVLLWIPLVRNITKPLVRMTRAAEEIAKGNFNVSIHEPRADEIGRLARTINNMTARLADFVKGQKRFLGDVAHELGSPVARIQFGLGVLEQRLEGGNQERVRDVMEDVDEMSKLIRELLAFSRAEMHSSAVELEQILLLPVVEAAVRREGTPAMQIDVKVDPELSALASADLLTRALANVLRNAVKYAGETGPILVAAQEKDGEVILTVKDSGPGVAEEYLDRLFDPFFRPEPSRDRDSGGVGLGMAIVKTCVAACQGTVSARNREPKGFAVTIRLGC; via the coding sequence ATGAGAAAACCAACCTCCACCCTCTTTACCAAAATCCTGTCATGGTTTTTCCTCAATCTGCTGCTTGTGGTTGCGGCATTGACGCTGTTTTTCGCCTTTCAGCCCCAAGTAGACCTGCACGACTTTTTCGGCCAACAGGGATCTGACCGGTTACGAGCCGCAGGCATGCTCATCGCCCATGACCTGAATCAGACCCAGCCCGAAGGATGGGCCGAGACACTCGCCCGGCACGGATCTATTCACGGCGTTGATTTTATTCTTGTTTTAAGAGACGGAGCAATCTTCTCTCCCACCCTGAAAACCTTACCCAAGGAGGTTATGCTCAGGTCGCAAGACGCTTTAGATCATAAAGGACGAAGAGAGATCATGCGTCAACTCCTCCAAAAAAAGACCGAGGTCAACAAAAAATGCCTGTCAGAGGTGGAGGAAGATTGCTCAAAAAACCTTCTTCTTCCCAAAAAGTATGGCAGGAGAACACGCTTGATCATGCACTCCAAGGAACCGACCCGATACTGGTTCGGCGCAAAGATTCCCTTGCTTTCCCATGCGGAGCATCGCCCCAAGCCCGGCCTGCTGCTAGCATCCTCTGATTCTATAACTGGTAATGGCTTTTTCTTTGACCCCCTCCCCTGGATGGTGGTTGCGGCGTCTGTGCTGCTGATCTCTGTGCTGCTCTGGATTCCCTTGGTCCGCAATATCACCAAACCGCTTGTCCGTATGACCCGAGCAGCGGAGGAGATCGCCAAGGGCAATTTCAACGTGTCCATCCATGAGCCCAGGGCCGACGAGATCGGGCGGCTGGCAAGGACAATCAATAATATGACGGCCCGGCTTGCTGACTTTGTCAAAGGTCAGAAACGTTTCCTCGGCGATGTGGCCCATGAGCTGGGGTCTCCGGTGGCACGGATCCAATTTGGTTTAGGCGTGCTGGAACAGCGACTTGAAGGGGGAAACCAAGAGCGGGTTCGCGATGTAATGGAGGATGTGGACGAAATGTCCAAGTTGATCCGGGAGCTATTGGCCTTTTCCAGGGCTGAGATGCATTCCAGCGCGGTCGAGCTGGAGCAGATTCTCCTGCTGCCGGTTGTGGAGGCGGCAGTGCGCCGGGAGGGAACTCCGGCTATGCAGATTGATGTAAAAGTTGATCCGGAACTCTCGGCCCTTGCCTCGGCAGATCTGCTGACTCGGGCTCTAGCTAATGTTCTGCGCAATGCGGTTAAATACGCTGGTGAGACCGGGCCAATTTTGGTTGCTGCTCAGGAAAAAGACGGGGAGGTCATCCTCACGGTCAAGGATTCCGGGCCGGGTGTTGCCGAAGAATATCTTGATCGCCTCTTTGATCCCTTTTTTCGCCCGGAACCCTCCCGTGATCGGGATTCCGGCGGGGTCGGTCTGGGCATGGCCATTGTCAAAACCTGTGTTGCTGCCTGTCAGGGGACGGTTTCGGCTAGGAATCGGGAGCCGAAGGGGTTTGCGGTGACGATTCGGCTGGGGTGTTGA
- a CDS encoding type II toxin-antitoxin system RelE/ParE family toxin — MPYDIKFRPAVLKTLKRFPKRDLVRIKKKIEETAENLPNPDLTKMKGNNDFHKVRSGNYRIIYTIEEDRLVILIVKIGHRKDVYRNLA, encoded by the coding sequence ATGCCATACGATATAAAATTTCGGCCCGCTGTGCTGAAAACCCTGAAGCGTTTTCCGAAGCGGGATCTGGTCCGTATCAAGAAAAAGATTGAGGAAACTGCCGAGAATCTGCCGAATCCTGATCTGACTAAGATGAAGGGAAATAACGATTTTCATAAAGTCCGATCCGGTAATTACCGAATCATCTACACCATAGAGGAAGATCGTCTGGTTATTTTGATCGTGAAAATCGGGCATAGAAAAGACGTTTACAGAAATCTGGCCTGA
- a CDS encoding type II toxin-antitoxin system Phd/YefM family antitoxin codes for MKTTISTADARKNFADIVNKVAYGSEPVILTRRGQEIAALVSMRELELLRQIEDRMDIEDAEKALADPAGNIPAREVWKELGL; via the coding sequence ATGAAAACCACTATCTCAACGGCGGATGCCAGAAAAAATTTTGCAGATATTGTCAATAAGGTCGCTTACGGTTCCGAACCGGTCATTTTAACCCGAAGAGGTCAGGAAATTGCAGCCTTGGTTTCTATGCGAGAGCTTGAACTCCTCCGGCAGATAGAAGACCGGATGGATATTGAAGATGCGGAAAAGGCTCTTGCTGACCCCGCAGGAAATATTCCTGCCCGAGAGGTCTGGAAAGAACTTGGTCTGTAG